The following proteins are co-located in the Polymorphospora rubra genome:
- a CDS encoding alpha/beta fold hydrolase: protein MYYEEHGTGTGRPVVLIHGALSAIGTSFGTLLPLLAKTRRVVAVELQAHGRTVDADRPLSYERFAADVVGLLDHLGVAVADVLGWSMGAGVALRLGTDHADRVGRLVLASGSFDESGLHPGLLDGIQELRPEHLHGSEFHEEYLRTAPDPAGWANLVGKVKRLDADPPRWSADQIRALAAPTMVVLADSDIVVPEHAVEMFRLLGGEWPVTSSGCPGAGWRSCPAPPTRRCRSGPGGWPRWSTSSSTADPTRRRPGRPLLRSAPMTTQERPYRPAPDMAMLIGALAALAGYLLPWFRVGESYRWWYSGWEYATLSTGGGWTLLTIPCLVVAVVAGLWAGRSVAAAMTAVTAGIAGMFLALAVVAVSLGALPERTSINWVGELPFGIGLPLMALGFGLLFAAVLRPRPLPPAFDDRPPQRPGPGRTTSGPASGG from the coding sequence ATGTACTACGAGGAGCACGGCACCGGCACCGGCCGGCCCGTCGTCCTGATCCACGGTGCGCTCTCCGCGATCGGCACCTCGTTCGGCACGCTCCTGCCGCTGCTGGCGAAGACCCGGCGGGTCGTCGCCGTCGAACTCCAGGCGCACGGCCGCACCGTCGACGCGGACCGCCCGCTGTCCTACGAGCGGTTCGCCGCCGACGTCGTCGGCCTGCTCGACCACCTGGGCGTCGCGGTCGCCGACGTACTCGGGTGGAGCATGGGGGCGGGCGTCGCGCTGCGGCTCGGCACCGACCACGCCGACCGCGTCGGCCGGCTCGTGCTCGCCTCCGGCAGCTTCGACGAGTCCGGGTTGCACCCCGGCCTGCTCGACGGCATCCAGGAGCTGCGGCCCGAGCACCTGCACGGGTCGGAGTTCCACGAGGAGTACCTGCGTACCGCACCCGACCCCGCCGGCTGGGCGAACCTGGTCGGCAAGGTGAAGCGGCTCGACGCCGACCCGCCACGGTGGTCGGCCGACCAGATCCGGGCCCTCGCCGCCCCGACGATGGTCGTGCTCGCCGACTCCGACATCGTCGTGCCCGAGCACGCGGTGGAGATGTTCCGGCTGCTCGGCGGGGAGTGGCCGGTGACCTCGTCGGGCTGCCCCGGTGCCGGCTGGCGGTCCTGCCCGGCACCACCCACACGACGCTGCCGCAGCGGGCCGGGTGGCTGGCCCCGATGGTCGACGAGTTCCTCGACGGCTGACCCGACCCGGCGCCGTCCTGGCCGGCCGCTGCTACGGTCGGCCCCGATGACCACCCAGGAACGGCCGTACCGGCCGGCGCCCGACATGGCCATGCTGATCGGCGCCCTCGCGGCGCTCGCCGGCTACCTGCTGCCCTGGTTCAGGGTCGGCGAGTCGTACCGGTGGTGGTATTCCGGCTGGGAGTACGCGACCCTGAGCACCGGCGGCGGATGGACCCTGCTGACCATCCCCTGCCTGGTCGTGGCGGTCGTCGCCGGTCTGTGGGCCGGCCGTTCGGTGGCGGCGGCGATGACGGCGGTCACCGCCGGGATCGCCGGCATGTTCCTCGCGCTCGCCGTCGTCGCGGTCAGCCTCGGTGCGCTGCCCGAGCGGACCAGCATCAACTGGGTCGGCGAGCTGCCGTTCGGGATCGGGCTGCCGCTGATGGCGCTCGGGTTCGGCCTGCTCTTCGCCGCCGTCCTGCGCCCCCGACCCCTTCCGCCGGCGTTCGACGACCGCCCGCCGCAACGTCCCGGCCCCGGCCGGACGACGTCCGGTCCGGCATCTGGCGGCTGA
- a CDS encoding amidohydrolase family protein, giving the protein MATTPGPRGDADVPGYLRELGIPGLADVHVHFLPEPMMRKVWAYFDRAEENYGLPWPIRYRTDETDRLRRLRALGLRTIPALSYAHKPGMARWLNDWSADFARRVPDGLHCATFYPEPGVTADVRAAVDRGARLFKVHVQVGGFTPDDPRLHDAWSLLAAAGVPVVIHAGSAPLAGEHTGSAPVRRLLADHPLLTLVIAHLGMPEYDEFADLVEAYPNVHLDTTMAGTDFSNRFAPLPDRYVARLAGLGHRVALGSDFPNIPYPYAHQIAALARLGLGDDWMRDVLWHTGARLLRLPG; this is encoded by the coding sequence GTGGCGACGACACCCGGTCCGCGCGGCGACGCCGACGTACCCGGCTACCTGCGCGAACTCGGCATCCCCGGGCTGGCCGACGTGCACGTGCACTTCCTGCCCGAGCCGATGATGCGCAAGGTGTGGGCCTACTTCGACCGGGCCGAGGAGAACTACGGTCTGCCCTGGCCGATCCGCTACCGCACCGACGAGACCGACCGGCTACGGCGGCTGCGCGCCCTCGGGCTGCGCACGATCCCCGCCCTGTCGTACGCGCACAAGCCGGGCATGGCCCGCTGGCTGAACGACTGGAGCGCGGACTTCGCCCGGCGGGTCCCCGACGGGCTGCACTGCGCCACCTTCTACCCCGAACCGGGCGTCACCGCCGACGTACGCGCCGCGGTGGACCGGGGCGCGCGACTGTTCAAGGTGCACGTCCAGGTCGGCGGGTTCACCCCGGACGACCCGCGCCTGCACGACGCCTGGAGCCTGCTCGCGGCGGCCGGGGTGCCGGTGGTGATCCACGCCGGCTCCGCGCCGCTGGCCGGCGAACACACCGGCAGCGCGCCGGTACGCCGGCTGCTCGCCGACCATCCGCTGCTCACCCTCGTGATCGCCCACCTCGGCATGCCCGAGTACGACGAGTTCGCCGACCTCGTCGAGGCGTACCCGAACGTCCACCTCGACACCACGATGGCCGGCACCGACTTCAGCAACCGGTTCGCCCCGCTGCCCGACCGCTACGTGGCCCGGCTGGCGGGGCTCGGTCACCGGGTCGCGCTCGGCAGCGACTTCCCCAACATCCCCTACCCGTACGCGCACCAGATCGCCGCCCTGGCCCGGCTGGGGCTCGGCGACGACTGGATGCGCGACGTGCTCTGGCACACCGGCGCCCGGCTGCTGCGGCTGCCCGGCTAG
- a CDS encoding GNAT family N-acetyltransferase gives MPEVSLRPATGADIPDLLAFWQVAAEDAHRPADTARAVEALVARDPEALILAVDGGSLVGSVIAGWDGWRCHLYRLAVAPTHRGRGIGRLLIAAAEERFRRLGGTRADAMVLVDNGPAHRAWRAAGFAPQAEWARWVKPLPPA, from the coding sequence GTGCCCGAGGTCTCGCTACGTCCCGCGACCGGCGCGGACATCCCCGACCTGCTCGCGTTCTGGCAGGTGGCGGCGGAGGACGCGCACCGCCCGGCCGACACCGCGCGGGCGGTCGAGGCGCTCGTCGCCCGCGACCCGGAGGCGCTCATCCTCGCCGTCGACGGCGGGAGCCTGGTGGGCAGCGTCATCGCCGGCTGGGACGGGTGGCGCTGCCACCTCTACCGGCTGGCGGTCGCGCCCACGCACCGCGGGCGGGGCATCGGCCGGCTCCTGATCGCGGCCGCCGAGGAACGGTTCCGGCGGCTCGGTGGGACGCGTGCCGACGCGATGGTGCTCGTCGACAACGGACCGGCCCACCGGGCCTGGCGGGCCGCCGGCTTCGCGCCGCAGGCCGAGTGGGCCCGGTGGGTCAAACCGCTGCCGCCGGCCTGA
- a CDS encoding SAM-dependent methyltransferase, with product MDGAGGRNEREVAPPGVDITVAHSARVYDWWLGGTDNFAVDRAVGAAFAEAIPDIRTMARENRRFLDRVVDHLVREAGVRQFLDIGSGIPTSPNLHEVAQRTTADARVVYVDNDPIVLAHSRALIRDSGAGATEYIHADLRDPASILADPVLARTLDLGQPVALMLVAMLMLIADEDDPWGTSRELMDALPPGSYVVITHPGQDFDPAAMAKVVGAAGRGGMTLVPRDRAGVERFFADWELVEPGVVPVLAWRPDGPPPADPNAAYYWAGVARKPG from the coding sequence GTGGACGGTGCCGGCGGAAGAAACGAACGCGAGGTTGCCCCGCCGGGCGTCGACATCACGGTGGCGCACTCGGCCCGGGTGTACGACTGGTGGCTCGGCGGCACCGACAACTTCGCCGTCGACCGGGCGGTCGGCGCGGCCTTCGCCGAGGCGATCCCGGACATCCGCACCATGGCCCGGGAGAACCGCCGCTTCCTCGACCGGGTCGTCGACCACCTGGTCCGCGAGGCCGGCGTACGGCAGTTCCTCGACATCGGCAGCGGCATCCCGACCAGCCCCAACCTGCACGAGGTCGCCCAGCGCACCACCGCCGACGCCCGGGTGGTCTATGTCGACAACGACCCGATCGTGTTGGCCCACTCCCGGGCGCTGATCCGCGACAGCGGTGCCGGCGCGACCGAGTACATCCACGCCGACCTGCGTGACCCGGCGTCGATCCTGGCGGACCCGGTGCTGGCCCGCACCCTCGACCTGGGCCAGCCGGTGGCCCTGATGCTGGTCGCGATGCTGATGCTGATCGCCGACGAGGACGACCCGTGGGGCACGTCCCGGGAACTGATGGACGCGCTGCCGCCCGGCAGCTACGTCGTCATCACCCACCCCGGCCAGGACTTCGACCCGGCGGCGATGGCGAAGGTGGTCGGGGCGGCCGGCCGTGGCGGCATGACCCTGGTGCCTCGCGACCGGGCCGGGGTGGAACGGTTCTTCGCCGACTGGGAACTGGTCGAGCCCGGGGTGGTGCCGGTGCTGGCGTGGCGGCCGGACGGCCCGCCGCCCGCCGACCCGAACGCCGCCTACTACTGGGCCGGGGTCGCCCGAAAGCCGGGCTGA
- a CDS encoding glycoside hydrolase family 65 protein has protein sequence MRARPRFPVEPWQVREPDLDPDWLAEAESTFALSNGHIGLRGNLDEGDPSGMPGTYLNSFHEEYDLDYPESGYAFPERGQTVVNAPNGKLVRLFVDDEPFDVRTGTLRHHQRILDLRAGTLCRTVEWVSPAGTAIRLRSTRLVSLTRPAVAAVDYEVTAVDRPVRLRIESDLLADEDMPRRADDPRAATTLTAPLTAVRHRAGRTGGLLLHRTRRSRLPVASVVDHAVTGPDGVTCATTARPDRVRTTVTADLSPGATVRIRKLLGYAWATTAAADAEPLDALCAEATAAVDDARAAGWDALVAEQRARLDDFWDVADVELEGDPEVQQAVRFDLFHVLQSGARAGVAPIPAKGLTGNGYDGHVLWDTESFVLPVLTYTCPEAVRGALRWRHANLPVARDRARELRLAGAAFPWRTIAGSECSGYWPAGTAALHINADIADAVLRYVGATGDEEFYRGPGLDLLVETARLWRYVGRYDDEGGFHLDGVTGPDEYTAVVDDNLFTNVMARRNLRAAADAADRHPDRAAELGVDRHETAAWRAAAAAMHLPYDDKRGVHQQAAGFTRLAEWDFAGTDADDYPLLLHFPYFELYRKQVVKQADVVLAMLCCGESFSPAEKARNFAYYEQRTVRDSSLSASSQAVLAAEVGHLELAHDYLAESALQDLRNLGDKTGDGLHVASLAGAWTALVMGFGGLRDHDGTLSFAPRLPSHLPALRFSVAWRGLRLRVAVTAGTDGTSAGSVTYRVDGGGPDASVDLCHHGEPLTVSAARPVTRPVPPPAGPGAEPPAPPGRAPTRRRDVLDHLLAADRGD, from the coding sequence ATGAGGGCCCGGCCACGCTTTCCCGTCGAGCCGTGGCAGGTCCGCGAACCCGATCTCGACCCGGACTGGCTGGCCGAGGCCGAGTCGACGTTCGCGCTGTCGAACGGGCACATCGGCCTGCGCGGCAACCTCGACGAGGGCGATCCGTCCGGCATGCCCGGCACCTATCTCAACTCCTTCCACGAGGAGTACGACCTCGACTATCCGGAGAGCGGGTACGCCTTCCCGGAGCGCGGCCAGACCGTCGTCAACGCGCCGAACGGCAAGCTGGTGCGGCTGTTCGTCGACGACGAGCCGTTCGACGTACGCACCGGGACGTTGCGGCACCACCAACGGATCCTCGACCTGCGGGCCGGCACCCTGTGCCGCACCGTGGAGTGGGTCAGCCCCGCCGGGACGGCGATCCGGCTGCGCAGCACCCGGCTGGTGTCGCTGACCCGGCCCGCGGTGGCGGCCGTCGACTACGAGGTGACCGCCGTCGACCGCCCGGTCCGGCTGCGGATCGAGTCGGACCTGCTCGCCGACGAGGACATGCCGCGGCGCGCCGACGACCCGCGGGCCGCGACCACCCTCACCGCGCCGCTGACCGCCGTACGGCACCGGGCCGGGCGCACCGGCGGGCTGCTGCTGCACCGTACGCGCCGCAGCCGGCTGCCGGTCGCGTCGGTCGTCGACCACGCCGTCACCGGCCCGGACGGTGTCACCTGCGCGACGACCGCGCGCCCGGACCGGGTGCGTACGACGGTCACCGCCGACCTGTCGCCCGGCGCGACGGTGCGGATCCGCAAACTGCTCGGGTACGCGTGGGCCACCACCGCGGCGGCGGACGCGGAGCCGCTCGACGCGCTGTGTGCCGAGGCCACCGCCGCGGTCGACGACGCCCGCGCGGCCGGCTGGGACGCCCTGGTCGCCGAGCAGCGGGCCCGCCTCGACGACTTCTGGGACGTCGCCGACGTCGAACTCGAGGGCGACCCGGAGGTGCAGCAGGCGGTCCGGTTCGACCTGTTCCACGTGCTGCAGTCCGGTGCCCGGGCCGGCGTCGCCCCGATCCCCGCCAAGGGCCTGACCGGCAACGGCTACGACGGCCACGTGCTGTGGGACACCGAGAGTTTCGTGCTGCCGGTGCTGACGTACACGTGTCCGGAAGCGGTCCGTGGCGCGCTGCGGTGGCGGCACGCGAACCTGCCGGTCGCCCGCGACCGGGCCCGGGAGTTGCGGCTGGCGGGCGCGGCGTTCCCGTGGCGGACCATCGCCGGCTCCGAGTGCTCCGGCTACTGGCCGGCCGGCACCGCCGCGCTGCACATCAACGCCGACATCGCCGACGCGGTGCTGCGCTACGTCGGGGCCACCGGCGACGAGGAGTTCTACCGTGGACCCGGGCTCGACCTGCTGGTCGAGACGGCCCGGCTGTGGCGGTACGTCGGCCGCTACGACGACGAGGGCGGGTTCCACCTCGACGGGGTGACCGGGCCCGACGAGTACACCGCCGTCGTCGACGACAACCTGTTCACCAACGTCATGGCCCGGCGCAACCTGCGGGCCGCGGCCGACGCCGCCGACCGGCACCCGGACCGGGCCGCCGAACTCGGCGTCGACCGCCACGAGACGGCGGCGTGGCGGGCCGCGGCGGCGGCGATGCACCTGCCGTACGACGACAAGCGCGGCGTGCACCAGCAGGCGGCCGGCTTCACCCGGCTCGCCGAGTGGGACTTCGCCGGCACCGACGCCGACGACTACCCGCTGTTGCTGCACTTCCCGTACTTCGAGCTGTACCGCAAGCAGGTGGTGAAGCAGGCCGACGTGGTCCTCGCGATGCTCTGCTGCGGCGAGTCGTTCAGCCCTGCGGAGAAGGCCCGCAACTTCGCCTACTACGAGCAGCGGACCGTACGCGACTCCTCGCTGTCGGCGTCCAGCCAGGCGGTGCTGGCGGCGGAGGTGGGACACCTCGAACTCGCCCACGACTACCTGGCCGAGTCGGCGCTGCAGGACCTGCGCAACCTCGGCGACAAGACCGGCGACGGGCTGCACGTCGCGTCGCTCGCCGGGGCGTGGACGGCGCTGGTGATGGGCTTCGGCGGCCTGCGCGACCACGACGGCACCCTGTCGTTCGCGCCCCGGCTGCCCAGCCACCTGCCGGCGCTGCGCTTCTCGGTCGCCTGGCGCGGCCTGCGGCTGCGGGTCGCGGTCACCGCCGGCACCGACGGCACGTCCGCCGGATCCGTCACGTACCGCGTCGACGGCGGCGGGCCGGACGCGTCGGTCGACCTGTGCCACCACGGGGAGCCGTTGACGGTGAGCGCCGCCCGCCCGGTCACCCGGCCGGTGCCGCCGCCGGCCGGGCCCGGCGCCGAGCCGCCGGCGCCGCCCGGCCGCGCCCCGACCCGTCGCCGTGACGTCCTCGACCACCTGCTCGCCGCGGACCGGGGGGATTGA
- a CDS encoding glucose 1-dehydrogenase, with product MPDQFTLQDPRSQYPRPNEQGAEQQSAPGSDEAMGLPADHGEETYRGTGRLTDRKAIVTGADSGIGRAVALAYAREGADVLLSYLPEEEDDAKRTAALVEAAGRTAVRFPGDVRDEAYCDRLVERAVDEFGRVDILVNNAAYQMSVDGIAELSTEQFDRVFKTNVYAMFWLCRAALPHMPPGATIINTSSIQGFEPSPNLLDYASTKAAIVNFTKALAKEAIGRGVRVNSIAPGPVWTPLIPATMPPDKVSSFGEQTPLGRAAQPAELAPAYVFFASQESSYITAETLAVTGGRTLT from the coding sequence ATGCCCGACCAGTTCACCCTGCAGGACCCGCGCAGCCAGTACCCGCGGCCGAACGAGCAGGGCGCCGAGCAGCAGTCCGCCCCCGGCTCCGACGAGGCGATGGGCCTTCCGGCCGACCACGGCGAGGAGACGTACCGGGGCACCGGCCGGCTGACCGACCGCAAGGCGATCGTCACCGGCGCCGACTCGGGGATCGGCCGCGCCGTCGCGCTCGCCTACGCGCGGGAGGGCGCCGACGTGCTGCTGTCGTACCTGCCCGAGGAGGAGGACGACGCGAAGCGGACCGCCGCCCTGGTCGAGGCCGCCGGCCGGACGGCCGTGCGGTTCCCGGGCGACGTACGTGACGAGGCGTACTGCGACCGGCTCGTCGAGCGGGCCGTCGACGAGTTCGGCCGCGTCGACATCCTGGTCAACAACGCCGCGTACCAGATGTCGGTCGACGGGATCGCGGAGCTCTCGACCGAGCAGTTCGACCGGGTGTTCAAGACCAACGTGTACGCGATGTTCTGGCTCTGCCGGGCGGCGCTGCCACACATGCCACCCGGGGCCACGATCATCAACACGTCGTCGATCCAGGGCTTCGAGCCGTCGCCGAACCTGCTCGACTACGCCTCCACCAAGGCGGCGATCGTGAACTTCACCAAGGCGCTCGCCAAGGAGGCCATCGGCCGGGGCGTACGGGTCAACTCGATCGCGCCCGGTCCGGTGTGGACGCCACTGATCCCGGCGACGATGCCGCCGGACAAGGTCTCCTCGTTCGGCGAGCAGACCCCGCTCGGCCGGGCCGCGCAGCCGGCCGAGCTGGCCCCCGCGTACGTCTTCTTCGCCTCCCAGGAGTCCAGCTACATCACCGCCGAGACCCTGGCCGTGACCGGCGGCCGCACCCTGACCTGA
- a CDS encoding adenylosuccinate synthetase — protein sequence MNHVIVVDLGYGDAGKGTVVDWLCASRPVHAVVRFNGGAQAAHTVVLPDGRHHTFAQFGSGTFRPGVRTHLSRHMVVDPLALAGEADHLAALGVTDALPRLTVDRDALLATPWHRAANRARELARGGDRHGSCGMGVGETTAYALAYPDDAPRVGDCLSPARLRSRLAALRDRLAAELGPLDAPSVDDCVTAFTAFAERVSIMDGDHTGRLLRAGTVVFEGAQGVLLDEWHGFHPYTTWSTTTFANAEVLLAEAGLSGTATRLGVLRTVTPRHGPGPLVTEDPALAPAEPHNHTNAWQGRFRFGHFDAVAHRYALEVAGGVDGLALTHLDVARALRPRICSAYDWTDRLVPGPAGDLVRQEELTRRLLTSRPVYAEPPPTDWPTAVAEHLGVPVLVTSDGPTASDKTLRHAPAPAASRPAPASRPAPASRPAPASRPAPASR from the coding sequence ATGAACCACGTGATCGTCGTCGATCTCGGGTACGGCGACGCGGGGAAGGGCACCGTCGTGGACTGGCTGTGCGCGAGCCGGCCGGTCCACGCGGTGGTCCGCTTCAACGGCGGCGCGCAGGCGGCGCACACCGTCGTCCTGCCGGACGGGCGGCACCACACGTTCGCGCAGTTCGGGTCGGGGACGTTCCGGCCCGGGGTGCGTACCCACCTGTCCCGGCACATGGTGGTCGACCCGCTGGCGCTGGCCGGCGAGGCCGACCACCTGGCGGCCCTCGGGGTCACCGACGCGCTTCCCCGGCTGACCGTCGATCGGGACGCGCTGCTCGCCACCCCGTGGCACCGGGCGGCGAACCGGGCCCGGGAGCTGGCCCGGGGCGGCGACCGGCACGGGTCGTGCGGGATGGGGGTCGGCGAGACGACGGCGTACGCGCTGGCGTACCCCGACGACGCGCCGCGGGTGGGTGACTGCCTGTCCCCCGCCCGGCTGCGTTCCCGCCTGGCGGCGCTGCGCGACCGGCTCGCCGCCGAACTCGGTCCGCTCGACGCACCCTCCGTCGACGACTGCGTCACCGCGTTCACCGCCTTCGCCGAGCGGGTGTCCATCATGGACGGCGACCACACCGGGCGGCTGCTGCGGGCCGGGACGGTCGTCTTCGAGGGCGCCCAGGGGGTGCTGCTGGACGAGTGGCACGGGTTCCACCCGTACACGACGTGGAGCACCACGACGTTCGCGAACGCCGAGGTGCTGCTCGCCGAGGCCGGACTGTCCGGTACGGCGACCCGGCTCGGGGTGCTGCGGACCGTCACCCCGCGGCACGGGCCGGGTCCGCTGGTCACCGAGGATCCGGCGCTCGCCCCGGCCGAGCCGCACAACCACACCAACGCGTGGCAGGGCCGGTTCCGGTTCGGACACTTCGACGCGGTCGCGCACCGGTACGCGCTCGAGGTCGCCGGCGGCGTCGACGGGCTGGCGCTGACCCACCTGGACGTGGCCCGGGCGCTGCGGCCGCGGATCTGCTCCGCGTACGACTGGACGGACCGGCTGGTGCCCGGCCCGGCCGGCGACCTGGTTCGGCAGGAGGAGCTGACCCGCCGCCTGCTGACCAGCCGCCCGGTGTACGCCGAACCGCCGCCGACCGACTGGCCGACGGCGGTGGCGGAACACCTGGGGGTGCCGGTGCTGGTGACCTCGGACGGCCCCACCGCAAGCGACAAGACCCTCCGCCACGCCCCAGCGCCGGCGGCGTCGCGTCCGGCGCCGGCGTCGCGTCCGGCGCCGGCGTCGCGTCCGGCGCCGGCGTCGCGTCCGGCGCCGGCGTCGCGTTGA
- a CDS encoding serine/threonine protein kinase — translation MTTVAEAIRLVMSARDADDLFGGADPARRYRDLARLLHPDRRPTAGTGPDPATEAFVRLSGLWQDRRGVVIRTRRDSYRLTGSPTYRGDLADLYDVGADRLLKLPRDPANNDLMAREARALRALADRGDPRFLPYVPRLVDTFQHTDTADGTERRVNVVAAVGNLHSLAEVRSRRPDGLDARDAAWMWRRLLTALGLAHRAGVVHGAVLPEHVLIEPDAHGVVLVDWCYSASNEGERIPALVPAYADWYPVEVTRRERPGPATDIAMASRCMAHLMGDRAPAALRRFVAGCTLPSPRQRPDDAWRLLDEFDDVLADLYGPRTFRPFTL, via the coding sequence ATGACGACGGTCGCCGAGGCGATCCGGCTGGTCATGTCGGCCCGCGACGCCGACGACCTGTTCGGCGGCGCCGACCCGGCCCGCCGCTACCGCGACCTGGCCCGACTGCTCCACCCCGACCGGCGACCGACCGCCGGGACCGGACCGGATCCCGCCACCGAGGCGTTTGTCCGGCTCAGCGGCCTGTGGCAGGACCGGCGGGGTGTGGTGATCCGGACCCGCCGGGACAGCTACCGCCTCACCGGGAGCCCGACCTACCGCGGCGACCTCGCCGACCTCTACGACGTCGGCGCCGACCGGCTGCTCAAACTGCCCCGCGACCCGGCCAACAACGACCTGATGGCCCGCGAGGCCCGGGCCCTGCGGGCGCTCGCCGACCGCGGCGACCCGCGGTTCCTGCCGTACGTGCCCCGGCTGGTCGACACGTTCCAGCACACCGACACCGCCGACGGCACCGAGCGCCGGGTCAACGTCGTCGCCGCCGTCGGCAACCTGCACAGCCTCGCCGAGGTTCGGAGCCGCCGCCCGGACGGGCTCGACGCCCGCGACGCCGCCTGGATGTGGCGACGGCTGCTCACCGCCCTCGGCCTGGCTCACCGGGCCGGTGTCGTGCACGGCGCGGTGCTGCCCGAACACGTGCTGATCGAACCGGACGCGCACGGCGTCGTCCTCGTCGACTGGTGCTACTCGGCCAGCAACGAGGGCGAACGGATACCGGCGCTGGTGCCGGCGTACGCCGACTGGTATCCGGTCGAGGTGACCCGGCGGGAACGCCCCGGCCCGGCCACCGACATCGCCATGGCCAGCCGGTGCATGGCCCACCTGATGGGTGACCGGGCCCCGGCGGCGCTGCGCCGGTTCGTCGCCGGCTGCACCCTGCCGTCCCCGCGCCAGCGTCCCGACGACGCCTGGCGACTACTCGACGAATTCGACGACGTGCTGGCGGACCTCTACGGCCCCCGCACGTTCCGACCGTTCACGCTCTAG
- a CDS encoding NUDIX hydrolase, translating into MTEEEFLATYDPRAYPPVAVTVDVVAFTIRDGRLHLLLVRRAAPPHAGHWALPGGFVHPDEDLPTGAGRELAEETGVQAGALGRVHLEQLGTYGAPGRDPRMRVVSVAYLAFAPDLPDPAAGSDADEAAWVAVDSLGLPDAATLTGRPVQQRPGTTRKLAFDHTRIVADGLDRARSKLEYTPLATRFVGPEFTIAELRAVYETVWGDTLHAGNFHRKVLSVPGFLDSVGATTDRGGARGGPRARLYRAGDARLLHPALLRPSREEAVR; encoded by the coding sequence ATGACCGAAGAGGAGTTCCTCGCCACGTACGACCCACGCGCCTACCCCCCGGTGGCGGTGACCGTCGACGTCGTCGCGTTCACCATCCGCGACGGGCGGCTGCACCTGCTGCTGGTGCGCCGGGCCGCCCCGCCGCACGCCGGACACTGGGCACTGCCGGGCGGCTTCGTCCACCCCGACGAGGACCTGCCCACCGGCGCCGGCCGCGAACTGGCCGAGGAGACCGGCGTACAGGCCGGCGCGCTCGGCCGGGTCCACCTGGAACAGCTCGGCACGTACGGCGCACCGGGGCGCGATCCGCGGATGCGGGTCGTCTCGGTCGCCTACCTCGCCTTCGCCCCCGACCTGCCCGACCCGGCGGCCGGATCCGACGCCGACGAGGCCGCCTGGGTGGCGGTCGACAGCCTCGGACTGCCCGACGCCGCCACACTGACCGGCCGGCCGGTCCAACAACGTCCCGGCACCACCCGGAAGCTGGCCTTCGACCACACCCGGATCGTCGCCGACGGACTCGACCGGGCCCGGTCCAAGCTGGAATACACGCCGCTGGCCACCCGGTTCGTCGGCCCCGAGTTCACCATCGCCGAACTGCGCGCGGTCTACGAGACCGTGTGGGGCGACACCCTGCACGCCGGCAACTTCCACCGCAAGGTGCTGTCCGTACCCGGATTCCTGGACAGCGTCGGCGCGACCACCGACCGGGGCGGCGCGCGCGGCGGGCCACGGGCCCGGCTCTACCGGGCCGGCGACGCCCGGCTGCTGCATCCGGCGCTGCTGCGTCCCTCACGCGAGGAGGCCGTCCGATGA